The genomic region TGTGAAGGTGGGTATCCGCGGTCTTGATTACGTTGTTGAAACTGACGAGTTCGGTAACTTTGAATTTGAAGACCTGCCTGCCGGTAGCTTCAAGGCAGTTGGCTTTACCTATTCCACTTCCGATTACATCAATGAGGAAGGCGAGGCTGACACCTACGAAAGCTTCCAGGCATTTGGCGTGACCAGCGTCGTAGTGAAGTCCGAAGAAACGAAGGAAGATGTGCAGATCGGTTATCGCAAGGAAACCGTGAAGGATACCTTGCCCTACATTATGCTTTCTGACTTTGAGGATAGCACCTACGGTTGGTACTCTTCTTACTCCAGATTCTCCAAGATGAAACTTAGCGCTGTGGAAGGCGGCGGTAAGTACGGCCTGGTAGCCCATATGGATTGCCATTCCGACTCCTTGTACACCTGGACTATGATGGGACACAACTTTGCCAAGTACCATGATTTCAGCAGCTTGGATTCTGTGGTTCTCTATGCAAAGGGCAAAAACCCTGATGGAGACTCCATGTGGGTCAGCATCTCCTTCGATGTCCATGCCGACAGCGCTTCGGGATACGAATCTGGCAAGGCTTGGGCTCACAAGGCTATTACTGAAGACTGGACAAAGATTGTTGTGAAGCCTAAGGACCTGGTGCCGACCGATTCCAACAAGACCGGTGGTAACCTGGGCTGGGATGCTGTCAAGGATCATATCAACAGCTTCGGTATCTTTGCCGCCCGTGTAAATACCGGTGATTATGACGTCTGGATCGATGATGTTGAAATCTTCGGCGTCAAAGGTCTGAACTAGCCTCCGATTCCCGACGAATTTTAAAAGCTCTCCCTTTCGGGGAGGGCTTTTTTTGCTTGTGCGGCCTGCATTCCTGGTTTGAAAAGCCACCCTTCCTATGGATAACTTGTCCATAGAAAGTGCTTGTTTATGCGGGAAAACGCGGTTTTTTCAAGATATCTTTAGAGCATAGAATAAGGCCGGGTGTGTTTAAGCCTTAAGGAGTAAATATGAATCTTTTCAAGAAAGTCATCGGGACTACCTTTGCCGCAGGTCTTGCCACCTTCGGCTTGGCATACAACCCGATTTCTACCTACCATTATCTGGCTGACCCTGCTGCAGCTGCCGATGATGAATACTTCTATGTCATTACCGACTCTGATGACCCGGCCCCGTACAATTCCAACGGCTACGAAATCAAGGCTCTCTATGGTTTCCGTACCAAGGACATGCAGAACTGGACTGACTTCGGTATTATTTACGACGCCCGTAAGGTTGATGGCGTGGGCGCTATCTGGGCATCTGGTATTGCCAAGAATCCTAATGACGGTCGACTCTATATTGTGTTCCCCGATGGCGGTGGTGGCGGCATTGTTTTGATTGGTGCCGACAGTCTTGCCGGCCCGTGGACCAACCCTCTTTCTGGCGGCAAGCGCTTGATTGGTTGGGGTGGCGGCGCCATCTCTGGCTGCGACAATATTGGCTGGTGCTTCGACCCGGCAATCTTCTTTGATGACAATGGCGACGGCTACTTCACTTTCGGTGGCGGTAGCAGTGACCAGCGTCCGGCTCGCGACAACGATAATAACATCTTCAATATTTATAAGCTCGACAAGGATATGAAGAGCTACAACCCCAATACCAAGGTGGAATTGAAGATTGGTGGTCCGAAGGCCATGGAAGCTTCCTATATCCATAAGTACAAGGACAATTACTACCTGTCCTACAGTACTGCAGATTTGCGTATTGCTTACGGTATGTCCAAGAGCCCCACAGGTCCTTATACTTATAAGGGTATCTTCATGGGCAACCCCAACATTGGTGGCCAGAATATCAACGCCAATAACAACAACCATCATGGTGTTGCTGAATTCAAGGGCCATTGGTACGTTGCTTACCATGACCGTCGTATTGCTAACGGTTACGACGGCTTGGAAAAGATTCCGGCTGAAGATGGCATGCCCAACCCGAACGCAGCATACCACCGTAGCGTTAGCGTTGATGAATTCACCTACGCTGCAGATGGTTCCATGAACTCCCTGACCTTCACTAAGGAAGGTCCGGAACAGATTGAAAACTTTGATCCGTATGATTGGTATCCGGCTCTCACCAGCTCCAAGCAGAAGGGCATCCGTAGCCGTTCCGACTGGGCTCCGGGTAAGGTTGCTTCTTCTCTCTTGCTCCCGCTTTCTACCAAGGAATCCTGGATCCGCGTTAGTGGTGTCGACTTCGGCACTGCTGCAACGGGCTTTACTGTAGAAGCTGCCAGCGCTGCAGATGACAACAAGATTGAAATCCATACCGGTTCTGCTACCGGCGCCTTGGCTGGCACCTGTACTCTTAAGAACACTGGCTCCAAGACCAGCTTTGCAGAAACCTCCTGCGATATGGATGGCCTTAAGGGCATTGTAGATTACGTGTTCTTGGTGTTTAAGGGCTCCAAGGATTCTACTATGGCTATCAAGGCATGGGGCTTCCAGGGTAGCGGAACTACTCCTCCGGAACCGCAGAAGGCTTATAACGAAACTAATACCCCGTGGGCAATTCCTGGCGTAATCCAGATGGAAGACTTTGACGTTCCGGGCGTGGGCCGCGGCGGCGATCTCAAGTCCTTCCAGGATAACGATGCAGAAAACCACGGTGATTCTGACTACCGCAAGGATGACGCACCTTCTGTTGATTTGTACAAGAAGTCTGGCGATCGCGTTGTCGTAGGCTACATCCAGAAGGATGAATGGCTTGAATACACCGTGAATGTTGCCAAGACCGGTACTTACACCATGTACGCAGCTGTCGCTTCTGATGGTGGTTCCTCCTTCAAGCTTTCTATCGATGGTAAGGACATCACCGAAGATATCGCCGTGCCTGCCGCCCAGAAGACTGATTCTGAGGAACAGAACTTCGACGACTACGCAAAGGTCAAGGCCAACGTGAAGCTTGAAGCTGGTGAACATATCCTCCGTTTCACCGCAACTGCCGACTGGTTCGACATTGACTTTATCAACTTCGAGGAAGGTGAAGATGCTCCGGATCCGCACCAGATTGGTACTGAAGCAATTGGCACTACTGTTGCCTTTGAAAAGGGTGCACACATGAACTACGATGTGTTCGACCTGAAGGGTAACAAGCTGGCATCCTTCAAGGCTACCTCCATGGCAGAGGCTGGTGCTATGTGGCAGAACTCTGCCGAAGCCGCCAAGGTTCAGGGCATTAGCCTCATTCGTAACCGCGCCAGTGGCAAGGCTGCTCGAGTTCGCTCCATCCGTTAAGCGATAAAAGATCTCCATAAACACACATCCAAAAAGGCATCCCGGTATTCCGGGGTGCCTTTATTTTTTGACAGAAAAGTTTCCTTTTCTTTGCAAAAATTGCAAAAAGTGGCGAATTTTGACTAAAAATGCCATTTTGTGCAAAAAAAGCTTATGGATAATTAATCCATGAAAGGTGTATTTCAATGTGGAATAAGAGGCGGTAATAAGGGTATCTTTAGGTTTGAAGGGTATGTGGTGTGCCCTTGTAAAAAGTAGGGATATATGTTTGGGAAAAAAATTTCTAAACTCGGATTTGTGTGCGCACTCGCCGGCGCATTTGGTCTTTCCAACGCTTCTACCGTCAATGTGGACCTGAGTGAAGAACACCAGGTGATTCGCGGTTTCGGCGGCATGGTTCACAATACATGGCAGGGTGGCGCTGGCCTTTCTGAAGCCGATGCCAAGATCGCTTTCGGTACTGGTGATGGTACCATCGGTTTGAATACCCTTCGTATTCCGGTTTATGCCAATACCAACGACTTCAGCAAGGAAGTTCAGGCCGCAAAGTATGCAAAGAAGTACGCCGGTGATGATTTTATCCTGTACGCTACTCCTTGGACTTCTCCTTATGCTGGTGCAAATCAGCACATGGCATCCAGCAACTACCAGAAGTATGTGGATCATCTGAACAACTTCACCGCTTACATGAAGAACCAGGGAGTTCCTCTGTATGCAATTTCTATCAGTAACGAACCGGACTGGTGCGGCGAATGGGCTTGCTGGTCTGCTGATGAAATTTATAACTTCACCAAGGGTTACGCCGATCAGATGCGTAAGAACGGCACCAAGGTGATTTCTACCGAATCCTTTGCCTACCAGAAGAAACTTTACGACCAGGTTCTGAACGACGCCAATGCCCTTAAGAACTGGGACATTCTCGGAGCCCACTTCTACGCCAGTGATGCTAAGACCGCTGATTCCTGGTTCCAGTACTCTCTTGCTGACCAGAAGAAGGTGGAACGCTGGATGACCGAACACTACACAGAAAGCCAGGGTAGCGGTAACTACTGGCGTACCGTGATGGGTACCGGCGACCAGGCTAACGCATACAAGGTGGATACCGTTCGCGCCATGGACGTGGGCTACGAAATTCATCGTGCAATGGTTGTGGGCAACTTCAATCAGTATACTTGGTGGTATGTCCGTCGTTGCTACGGTTTGATCATGGAAAAGGACTTTGGTAACAAGCTTTCCATTCCGTCCAATGAAATCGGCAAGATTTCCAAGCGTGGTTACATCATGTCCCAGTTTGCTCGTTTCATCCGTCCGGGTGCAATCCGCGTGGGTGCTACTGCAAAACCGGAAGCTGAAGTTTACGCATCTGCTTACAAGAGCGCTGATGGCGACTCTACCATTGTTGTTCTCGTAAACCGCGATTTCAAGAATGCAAAGACTGTGACTGTGAACGTGAAGGGTGCAGACATTGAAACCTTCCACATGTACACTACCAGCGAATCCAAAAATGCCAAGTACGAAGGCGAAATCGAAGTTAAGAATGGTTCCGCAACCATCAAGATGGAATCCGGTTCCTCCAATAAGGACTGTATCGTTACTCTCGTCGGTGTTGGTCCCCAGGTTGTGATTCCGCAGGAACCTCATAACGCTACCAAGACTGCTTGGGCAATTCCGGGCAAGATTCAGGCTGAAGACTTTGACGTTCCGGGTGCAGGCAAGGATGAAAACGGCAACAGCAACGCATCCTTCTACGAAAACGATTCTGAAAATCACGGTGACAGCAAGTATCGTGCAGAAGATGCCGCTGGCGTTGATATTTACACCAAGAAGTTCGGCGACGTGATTGGTTACAACCAGGCTGGCGAATGGTACGAATACACTGTTGACGTGAAGAAGGATGGCGACTACACCATGTTCTCCTACGTCGCATCCAGCAATGGTACTGCAAGTTTCCAGATCTTTATGGATAACAAGGCTATTACCGATACTATCGTGGTTCCCAAGACTGTAACTGCAACTGAAGGTGACTTCAATGAATTTGGCAAGATCCAGAGCAACGTGAAGCTTACTGCCGGTAAGCATGTCATGAAATTCCTGGTCACTGGCGACTGGATGGACGTTGACTACTTCACCTTCGTGGAAGGTGCTAACGCTACAGATCCGGAACCGGATACCACTGGTAACGGCGAAACTCCGGTTGATCCGGAAGATCCCGAAAATCCCCAGGTTATTGGTGCAGTTCAGTTCCAGGCTATTACCGCTCCCACTACCTTTGGAATCTACGACCTCTCCGGTGAATTCCTCGGCAGCGTCAAGGCAAGCGACAAGGTGGAACTCCGCTCCAAGGCAACTTCCATTGTGGACCGCTCCGGTGTTTACATGGTGAAGTCTGCTGGCCGCGTAATGCGCATGACTCTTACCAAGTAATCTTTTCTGGAAAATGAATTTCTCTCTCTAGTTTTTCATTGAGTCGAAGCGCCCCTCCGGGGGCGCTTTTTTACTGCTTTTACAGAAAAGAAACAATTTTTTTGGGGAAAATGGAGTAGTTTTATACGTGCAACACTTAAAGGAGTGATATAATGGGTGTGATTAAAAATCTTTCCAAGTCTATGGCTGTAGTAGGAACAGCTTTTGGCTTGTCTCTATTGGCTGCTCCCGCTCAGGCTGCGCCCAATCCCAATTTCCACATTTACATCGCATACGGCCAATCCAATATGGCTGGCGCAGGTCCTATTCAGTCTGGTGACCAGGACCCCATGGATAACTTTGTGATGATTTCCGGTGTCGACTGTAACTCCCGTAAGGGCGGCACCAACATCAAGCTTGCCAAGGGCCAGTGGTCCAAGGCGGTTCCTCCCATGTTCCATTGCCAGGAAGGCCTCTCTGTTGCCGACTACTTTGGCAGAACCATGGCGAAGGAAATGCCCAACGTAACCATCGGTATTATTCCGGTGGCTGTGGGTGGCGCCTCCATCAAGCTTTTCGACAAGGCTCAGTGGCAGAGCTATGTGAACTCTTCTGAAAGCTGGCTTGCCAACTGGGCTAAGGATTACGATTCCCAGGGTAACGATTACGCCGCTATTATCAGCTTGGCCAAGAAGGCTCAGGAAGTGGGCGTCATCAAGGGTTTCATTTTCCATCAGGGCGAAACTGATGGCGGCATGAGCAACTGGGAACAGATTGTTCAGAAGACTTATAACGACATGCGCAACGATTTGGGCATTAAGGAAGAACTGCCTTTTGTCGCTGGTGAAATGGTTTACAATGGCGCTTGCCATGGCATGAGCACCCGCGTGAATGGCCTCTCCAAGTACTTTGCAAAATTCGGTGTTGCAAAGTCCCAGGGCACGGGCATGCAGAGCGACCGTTTGCACTTCGACCATGATGGTTATGTGGAAATGGGCAAGCGCTATGCTACCGAAATGCTGAAGCTTATTGACAAGACCGTGGACATGGATGCGCCCCAGGTTGTGGTGCCGCTCTATGGTGGTGGCTCTGCAGGCAATATCCCTCCTGAAGAATACGGCCCCTATGGTGATGTTTTCAAGATTCCTGGCAAGGTTCAGGCTGAAGACTACAACAAGGGCGGTTCCGGTGTAGCTTACTCCGACATGGATGCGGTAAATCAGGGCGACGAATACCGCGGTGACGGCGTTGACATTTACAAGGCCGGCATGGGCATGGCTGTGGGTTACTGCCAGAAGGGCGAATGGATGAAGTATTCTGTTCACGTGGAAGAAGACGGTGAATACGAAATGATTGGCCGTCTGGCTGGTGACAATGGCACCGGTGCTATTTCCGTGTATCTTGGTAACGACAAGATTGGTGAAACCATGGTTTCCGAAAAGGGTCCGGATTATGACACCTATTCTGATATCAGCGGTGGCAAGGTAACCCTGAAGGCTGGCGATTACGATCTCAAGATCCAGATTGAAGTGGACTGGGTGAATATCGACTACGTGGAATTCAAGAAGGTTGACGCTACGGTGGTCACTCCGACAGATACCACTGCAAAGGACACTTCTGCTGTTGGACCGTCTGAAAGCATCAAGGCCTCTCTCATGGCAGCAGGTGCTTTGAACATGGATAACGCCCAGTACTTTGACATGCGTGGCCATCGCGTAAGCAAGGCCACTGCCCAGAAGCAAGGTGTCTATCTGGTTCGTGTTCCTGGTGCAAAGACCTTCGTTATCCGTAACGAAAAGTAAGCGAAATTCTCGAAAATTGCGAAATTAGGGCAAAAACTGCGGTTTTTGCCTTTTTTGCGTTGATATATTGTCCATAAGTTCTTGCTCTGGATAGTCGATTTTACCCCCAAAAAGGGGTAATTTTAAGTTTGTAAAGAACTCAAGGAGCATTTAATGGGTGTGTTTAAGAAACTGGGCTGCGCTGCTGCAGCAATGACTTTCGGTCTGTCCATGTTTGCGGCTAGTGCAAATGCCGCCCCGAACCCGAATTTCCACATTTATATCGCTTACGGTCAGTCCAATATGGCTGGTAACGGCGAAATTGACCCCTCTGTCGATCAGGCTCAGGACCCCAAGAACTTTATCATGCTGGCTTCCCATAATGCAAATGCCGGCAATCGTACGGGAAAAACCACGCAATCCATTAAGACTGGCGAATGGTATCCGGCTATCCCGCCTATGTTCCATGCATTTGAACAGCTTTCTCCCGCAGACTATTTTGGCCGCGCCATGGTGGACTCCCTGCCGGGCGTAACCGTGGGTATTATCCCGGTGGCTGTGGGTGGCGTCAGCATTCGTGCCTTCCTTTTGGATCAGTATGCCGCTTATTTTGATGGCGATGGCAGAAGCTTTAAGGGTTGGGCCGGTGACTACGGTGGAAACCCCATGGGCCGTATTTTGGAACTTGCCAAGAAGGCTAAGGAAGTTGGTGTTATCAAGGGTGTCCTTTTCCACCAGGGTGAAAGCGATGGTGTAGATGACAACTGGCGTAACCGTGTTTATGCTTCCTATAAGACCATTATCGATGAACTGGACTTGGATGAAAACGAAGTTCCCTTCGTTGCTGGTGAAATGCTCCAGGCACAGGGTGCTTGCTGCGGTAGCAAGAATCCCGGCATTGCTCAGCTCAAGACCAAGTTTAAGAAGTTCGGCTTGGCTTCTTCCCAGGGACTTGCCGGTAATGGTAAGGACCCCTACCACTTCGGTCGTTCCGGTGTGATTGAACTGGGTAAGCGCTATTGCTCCGAAATGCTGAAGCTTATCGACAGAACTATTGACCCCAACGCTCCGGCAGTAAACGTGGTTGATCCTACTCAGTCTACCGTTCCTGATGCTCCTCCTGAAGAATATGGTCCTTACTATGGTGAACCTATGACCATTCCGGGCCAGATCCAGGCCGAAGACTACAACAAGGGTGGTGCTGGCAAGGCTTACTATGACCTGGACAAGGGTAATAGCGAAGGCAAGTACCGTAAGGACGATGTGGACGTGAAGCAGCCCAATAAGGGTATGGCTGTTGGCTCTTGCCGAAAGGGTGAATGGCTCAAGTACACCGTGAAAGTTGAAGAAGCCGGTGAATATGAAATTTCTGCTCTTATTGCTGGTGACAACAAGACTGGTGGCTTTGTTCTCTACATGGACGATGAACGTATCGGTGATGAAATTGTCAATGCTGGCTTGGGCTGGGATGACGAAGGCTATTCCATGGTAAGCGGTGGCAAGGCTACCTTGGCTGCTGGCGAACACGAACTGAAGCTTGAAATCACCAACGACTGGGTCGATATTGACTACGTTGAATTCAAGAAGGTTGAAGCTGCCAACAACGATACTACTCCAGATGCAATCTGCCAGAAGATCGTTGTGAATGCTTCCCAGGATATGTCCAAGGCTCAGTACTTTGACATGCAGGGCAATCGCATTAGCAAGTCCGACACTAAGAATTTGGGCGTCTATATGGTTCACATTCCTGGTGGCAAGACCTTCATGATGCGTACCGAAAAGTAATCGGAAAAGATCTTAATACATCCTCTCTGACAGCTCGCTACGGCGGGCTGTCTTTTTTTTGAAAATGGTGGAATTTTATGAATAATGTGGATTTTCTGCTGTAAAACCATGCTTTTTTCGGTATTGTAGTTTTTGAGAAAATCGCAAAAGTAATTGTTTTAGGTGGGTGTAAATTCCTCTTCCACTTAGGTAATTTATAGTTGTGAGCCTGCGCCATCTGTGTTTGCGCGGGACACAAAAACGGGAATGATGGGATGATTAAAAATTTCAAAATGAAATCTGTTCTGGCTGCCGCTGCTGTAGCCACGATGTCTACTGGCGCTTTTGCTGCCACTACCTTGAAAGTTGACCTTACCGATAGCATTCGCCCGGTAACTCATGTGGGCTCCGGCTCTCTTTATGGCTTTACTGAAAGCCTCCCCAGCAATGTGGATGCTGATGTTGCTCCCCTTAAGCCGAATGTATTCCTGGCTCCGGCCCGTAGCGGTTCCGGTCGTCAGCAGGGTATTGGTGGCGCCTTCCTGATTTCTCCCCGCCTTGCAAAGACTACTGCAAAGGTGCAGATTCGTTTGGCAGACATTTTGCCGGGTTGGCCGTACAAGTATCAGAACTGGGATCATTGGAAGAAGGAAGTGACTTCTGTTGTGAACGACAAGAAGTCCGCTGCTACCCAGAATTTTGATGGTTATGAAATCTGGAATGAACCTAA from Fibrobacter sp. harbors:
- a CDS encoding carbohydrate-binding protein, with protein sequence MCALAGAFGLSNASTVNVDLSEEHQVIRGFGGMVHNTWQGGAGLSEADAKIAFGTGDGTIGLNTLRIPVYANTNDFSKEVQAAKYAKKYAGDDFILYATPWTSPYAGANQHMASSNYQKYVDHLNNFTAYMKNQGVPLYAISISNEPDWCGEWACWSADEIYNFTKGYADQMRKNGTKVISTESFAYQKKLYDQVLNDANALKNWDILGAHFYASDAKTADSWFQYSLADQKKVERWMTEHYTESQGSGNYWRTVMGTGDQANAYKVDTVRAMDVGYEIHRAMVVGNFNQYTWWYVRRCYGLIMEKDFGNKLSIPSNEIGKISKRGYIMSQFARFIRPGAIRVGATAKPEAEVYASAYKSADGDSTIVVLVNRDFKNAKTVTVNVKGADIETFHMYTTSESKNAKYEGEIEVKNGSATIKMESGSSNKDCIVTLVGVGPQVVIPQEPHNATKTAWAIPGKIQAEDFDVPGAGKDENGNSNASFYENDSENHGDSKYRAEDAAGVDIYTKKFGDVIGYNQAGEWYEYTVDVKKDGDYTMFSYVASSNGTASFQIFMDNKAITDTIVVPKTVTATEGDFNEFGKIQSNVKLTAGKHVMKFLVTGDWMDVDYFTFVEGANATDPEPDTTGNGETPVDPEDPENPQVIGAVQFQAITAPTTFGIYDLSGEFLGSVKASDKVELRSKATSIVDRSGVYMVKSAGRVMRMTLTK
- a CDS encoding carbohydrate-binding protein, which translates into the protein MNLFKKVIGTTFAAGLATFGLAYNPISTYHYLADPAAAADDEYFYVITDSDDPAPYNSNGYEIKALYGFRTKDMQNWTDFGIIYDARKVDGVGAIWASGIAKNPNDGRLYIVFPDGGGGGIVLIGADSLAGPWTNPLSGGKRLIGWGGGAISGCDNIGWCFDPAIFFDDNGDGYFTFGGGSSDQRPARDNDNNIFNIYKLDKDMKSYNPNTKVELKIGGPKAMEASYIHKYKDNYYLSYSTADLRIAYGMSKSPTGPYTYKGIFMGNPNIGGQNINANNNNHHGVAEFKGHWYVAYHDRRIANGYDGLEKIPAEDGMPNPNAAYHRSVSVDEFTYAADGSMNSLTFTKEGPEQIENFDPYDWYPALTSSKQKGIRSRSDWAPGKVASSLLLPLSTKESWIRVSGVDFGTAATGFTVEAASAADDNKIEIHTGSATGALAGTCTLKNTGSKTSFAETSCDMDGLKGIVDYVFLVFKGSKDSTMAIKAWGFQGSGTTPPEPQKAYNETNTPWAIPGVIQMEDFDVPGVGRGGDLKSFQDNDAENHGDSDYRKDDAPSVDLYKKSGDRVVVGYIQKDEWLEYTVNVAKTGTYTMYAAVASDGGSSFKLSIDGKDITEDIAVPAAQKTDSEEQNFDDYAKVKANVKLEAGEHILRFTATADWFDIDFINFEEGEDAPDPHQIGTEAIGTTVAFEKGAHMNYDVFDLKGNKLASFKATSMAEAGAMWQNSAEAAKVQGISLIRNRASGKAARVRSIR
- a CDS encoding carbohydrate-binding protein → MGVIKNLSKSMAVVGTAFGLSLLAAPAQAAPNPNFHIYIAYGQSNMAGAGPIQSGDQDPMDNFVMISGVDCNSRKGGTNIKLAKGQWSKAVPPMFHCQEGLSVADYFGRTMAKEMPNVTIGIIPVAVGGASIKLFDKAQWQSYVNSSESWLANWAKDYDSQGNDYAAIISLAKKAQEVGVIKGFIFHQGETDGGMSNWEQIVQKTYNDMRNDLGIKEELPFVAGEMVYNGACHGMSTRVNGLSKYFAKFGVAKSQGTGMQSDRLHFDHDGYVEMGKRYATEMLKLIDKTVDMDAPQVVVPLYGGGSAGNIPPEEYGPYGDVFKIPGKVQAEDYNKGGSGVAYSDMDAVNQGDEYRGDGVDIYKAGMGMAVGYCQKGEWMKYSVHVEEDGEYEMIGRLAGDNGTGAISVYLGNDKIGETMVSEKGPDYDTYSDISGGKVTLKAGDYDLKIQIEVDWVNIDYVEFKKVDATVVTPTDTTAKDTSAVGPSESIKASLMAAGALNMDNAQYFDMRGHRVSKATAQKQGVYLVRVPGAKTFVIRNEK
- a CDS encoding carbohydrate-binding protein, whose product is MGVFKKLGCAAAAMTFGLSMFAASANAAPNPNFHIYIAYGQSNMAGNGEIDPSVDQAQDPKNFIMLASHNANAGNRTGKTTQSIKTGEWYPAIPPMFHAFEQLSPADYFGRAMVDSLPGVTVGIIPVAVGGVSIRAFLLDQYAAYFDGDGRSFKGWAGDYGGNPMGRILELAKKAKEVGVIKGVLFHQGESDGVDDNWRNRVYASYKTIIDELDLDENEVPFVAGEMLQAQGACCGSKNPGIAQLKTKFKKFGLASSQGLAGNGKDPYHFGRSGVIELGKRYCSEMLKLIDRTIDPNAPAVNVVDPTQSTVPDAPPEEYGPYYGEPMTIPGQIQAEDYNKGGAGKAYYDLDKGNSEGKYRKDDVDVKQPNKGMAVGSCRKGEWLKYTVKVEEAGEYEISALIAGDNKTGGFVLYMDDERIGDEIVNAGLGWDDEGYSMVSGGKATLAAGEHELKLEITNDWVDIDYVEFKKVEAANNDTTPDAICQKIVVNASQDMSKAQYFDMQGNRISKSDTKNLGVYMVHIPGGKTFMMRTEK